From one Lycium barbarum isolate Lr01 chromosome 6, ASM1917538v2, whole genome shotgun sequence genomic stretch:
- the LOC132598720 gene encoding protein REVERSION-TO-ETHYLENE SENSITIVITY1-like produces MMDVNPRSVVERDNALQRNNVSRPLDEIDPKTEKFPCCLVGAPLPVVSWLAPFVGHVAICREDGTIVEFSRASKIHVGSLIYGDAARYYQLDRQQYCFPRTTLAGHTCNQHHKHAEFGPGVSWDDAVQLSTRNFEYRNFNLFTCNGLSFFAHCLNRLSYKWSLNWNMVNVGILILFKGQWVNGSAILRSFVPFIVMLCFGVLMLAWPYVVMILGFFLFIAGWYLLVTYCFKSLLEVDD; encoded by the exons ATGATGGATGTAAATCCTAGATCTGTGGTTGAAAGGGATAATGCTTTGCAAAGAAACAATGTTTCAAGGCCACTAGACGAAATTGATCCAAAGACAGAAAAATTCCCTTGTTGCCTTGTTGGGGCTCCTCTCCCTGTGGTTTCTTGGCTTGCACCTTTTGTCGGGCATGTTGCCATATGCAGGGAGGATGGTACTATTGTTGAGTTTTCTAGAGCCAGCAAGATTCATGTTGGTAGTCTCATTTACGGGGATGCAGCCAGATACTATCAGCTAGATAGACAGCAG TACTGTTTTCCTCGCACCACCCTTGCTGGACACACATGCAACCAGCATCACAAACATGCTGAATTTGGGCCAGGAGTAAGTTGGGATGATGCTGTTCAACTTTCTACGCGCAACTTTGAGTACAGAAATTTCAACCTTTTCACTTGCAATGGCCTCTCATTCTTCGCTCATTGCCTGAACCGGCTATCGTATAAATGGTCATTGAATTGGAATATGGTTAATGTTGGAATTCTTATACTGTTCAAGGGGCAGTGGGTCAACGGCTCAGCAATCTTAAGATCATTTGTGCCTTTCATTGTGATGCTTTGCTTCGGAGTTTTAATGCTTGCATGGCCGTATGTGGTTATGATATTGggcttttttctttttattgctGGATGGTATCTCTTGGTAACTTACTGTTTCAAGAGTCTTCTGGAAGTTGATGATTAG
- the LOC132598719 gene encoding probable plastid-lipid-associated protein 4, chloroplastic, with translation MATLCLCSSSSVKPTLIHSFPANANLSSQQLLLSNSPRKRALFNNLPVNYVPESLKWRTRVSFFPFFSTKSKDTESLKLELLEAIAPLDRGAEATPEDQKLVDQIASKLEAANKVKEPLKSSLLNGKWELLYTTSQSILQTKRPKFLRANGKIYQAINADTLRAQNIETWPFFNQATADLVPLNARRVAVKFDSFKIASVIPIKSRGSGRGQLEITYLDEELRISRGNQGNLFILRMVDPSYRVPN, from the exons ATGGCTACTCTTTGTCTGTGTTCATCTTCTTCAGTTAAACCCACTTTGATTCATTCTTTCCCAGCAAATGCAAATCTATCATCACAACAACTACTACTTTCTAATTCTCCCAGAAAAAGAGCATTATTCAATAATTTACCTGTCAATTATGTACCAGAATCATTGAAATGGAGGACAAGGGTTTCCTTCTTTCCGTTCTTCTCGACAAAAAGCAAAGACACTGAGAGCCTTAAGTTGGAGCTTCTCGAAGCAATAGCACCTCTTGATCGCGGTGCTGAGGCAACTCCTGAAGACCAAAAGCTTGTTGATCAG ATTGCAAGTAAACTTGAGGCAGCTAATAAAGTGAAGGAGCCCCTGAAGTCAAGCTTATTGAATGGAAAATGGGAGCTCTTGTACACCACATCTCAATCAATTCTGCAGACCAAG AGGCCCAAATTCTTGAGAGCCAATGGAAAAATTTACCAGGCTATCAATGCAGATACATTGAGGGCTCAGAATATTGAAACATGGCCATTTTTCAATCAG GCCACTGCCGATTTAGTTCCTCTTAATGCACGGAGAGTTGCTGTAAAATTTGACTCTTTCAAGATAGCTAGTGTg ATACCCATAAAAAGCCGTGGAAGTGGTCGTGGTCAACTTGAAATCACATACCTGGATGAAGAACTAAG GATATCAAGGGGCAACCAAGGAAACCTGTTTATTCTAAGAATGGTGGATCCATCATATAGAGTCCCTAATTAG